The Pseudanabaena sp. ABRG5-3 genome includes the window GAGCGTACCAGCATTACCCTAACTGGCGGTACATTTTCGCTTGCATGGAGATCAACTACAAATTGGGAGTGATCACCCAAATAAAGCACATTATTGAGGATGCCGCGATAGGTGTTGTAGGGCTGGTTGGGATATTCGGTAGAGAGCTTAATTTTTTCAGGACGGACACTTACCACAGCTTCAGGTATGGGCAGCCAGTTTCTAGGCTTAGCAGCAACGATCGCTAAACCAGTGGACGATCTCAACTCCACAAAAGCCCCATCCTGTTCAATCACGCGACATTCAAATAAATTGGTTTCGCCTACAAAATCAGCAACAAAGGCTGAGGATGGGCGATCATAAACCTCGGCAGGTGTGCCGATCTGCTCGATCCTGCCTTGATTCATCACCGCAATTCTAGAGGAGATCGCAAGGGCTTCCCCTTGGTCGTGAGTAACCATGATGAAAGAAATACCGAGGTCATACTGCAAGTTTGATAGCTCTACCTGCATTTCCTTACGCAGCTTGAAGTCTAGAGCTGCGAGGGGTTCATCTAGCAAAATTACCTTGGGGCGATTAACTAAGGCTCTTGCCAGTGCAACTCTTTGCTGTTGACCGCCTGAGATTTGACTAGGATAGCGATCGCTTAAATGATCAAGGCGCACTTGCTTCAGCGCATCCTTCACCCTCTGCTGAATCTCCGACTTTGCCACACGTTTGACTGATAAGCCAAAGGCAACATTATCAAAAATAGTCATATGCCCGAATAGAGCATAGCTTTGAAATACCGTATTTACAGGACGTTGATAGGCTGGAATATAGGTCATCGGATTGCCTTGAATCAGCACTTCCCCTGCTGATGGCTCCTCAAACCCTGCAACTAGCCTGAGTAACGTTGTCTTACCACAACCTGATGGACCGAGAATACTAAAAAGTTCGCCTCTCTGAACTTGCAGATCGACACCTTGAACAACGGTATTTGCACCGAACATTTTAAAAACTCGTTGGAGTTCAACATCGGGGACTGTACCTGTGGAGGTAGCGAACTGTTTAGCAGTGGTTGACTGTGCCATGTTGTAATGCTCAAACGTCTACTAATCTGTAATCAAATATTTTGGTTTCACTGCACCTGCAATAAAAACAAAACTCAAGTCACTAAGTCTCTCGCATTTTAGCGCGTTGTAGCTGATAAATGAGTTGTAATGCCAAGGCAATTATTACGGAAATTTGTCCTCCGAAGGCAAGAATGATATCAGAAAGTTTGATATTTGCGACCACAAACCAAGGGAATCCAAAAAATAACCAGACTCCTGCATGGCGTTCAGGGGTGATCGACAGACTGAGCATAATCAAAACTGGCAGAAAAATTAATGCGGAAACAGTACCCGTTGCCCATGCCGAAGGATTACGATTTTTGAGAAATAAAATTAATTGGGTAACTAGAGAAAGCAGCAGGATAGAGAGCGCAAAGGATGCTATCACAATCAATGCTTTGCCACGAATATCTACACTATTCCATGAATTTACCCAAATCAAAACTGGTAATTGGGTAATTAAGAGATTAATAGCGATCGCGATCGGGGCAGGGCTTTTATCTGACCAAATCAGATCCCGCAAGATATAGCCAAATCCCGATGGATGCTCCTCAGTAGTGGATAATGCCCCAAATCTGACCCAGTCTAACAATGCTTGTCTTTGAGGGGTGAGAGCTGTAATCGCTGCTAGGAATACTAAGAAATTAGCAATATAAATAAATAGCATCAGCAAAAACAGGAATTCTCCATATAAGCCCTTGTCTGAAAATCCCGACTGTACGCAAAAGCCCAACATTAAGATTTCTAGATATAGGGTTACTAGATAGCTGTGTCCCTTGCTGATGATAGTTGCCGTGGGGTTATGAAAGCGTCTTTCTAAAATGCGCCAGATTGCCAAGCTCAAGATGCCTAGATTCACAACTGTAAAAATATGTGAAGTCCAAATATTAGAAGTTATAGGTAAGTACCACCATTCGGCTTGAATCGCATTGATACGTCCACCTACTAAAACTTTGCTAAAGCTGCTCCATGCGGTAAAGATATTCCACCACATAAATGCAGGCACAATCCAGACAAATGTAACAAATGAAAAAACTAAGGCTCCTGCGGTTACTTGTCCACCAAATTTGGCTTGCCAACCACTCAGTAAAGCTAACAAAATTGCCCCGCTAAACAAGAGAAAGGCAGTGGCTATGAGTAATACATAAAAACTTAGTAAAAAGATGATCGGGACATTGCCGCCGATCGCAGCCGCAATGTGATACGGAATAATCAAACCGATACCAATATAAGCAAGCAATGGCACGCCCATGATTTTACCCATGAGAATACTAATACTTGATCGCGGACTAATCCGAATAAAGTTGAGAGTGCCTTTATAGTCTTCAAGGGAAAGATCGGAGATGAGGCTATAGACTCCCGCTAAAAATAAAATGAATGGCTCAGCCCAAGTAATAAGTCGAAATTGCTCTAACCACCAGTCTTGCCAAGAGGTCGCA containing:
- a CDS encoding ABC transporter ATP-binding protein, which encodes MAQSTTAKQFATSTGTVPDVELQRVFKMFGANTVVQGVDLQVQRGELFSILGPSGCGKTTLLRLVAGFEEPSAGEVLIQGNPMTYIPAYQRPVNTVFQSYALFGHMTIFDNVAFGLSVKRVAKSEIQQRVKDALKQVRLDHLSDRYPSQISGGQQQRVALARALVNRPKVILLDEPLAALDFKLRKEMQVELSNLQYDLGISFIMVTHDQGEALAISSRIAVMNQGRIEQIGTPAEVYDRPSSAFVADFVGETNLFECRVIEQDGAFVELRSSTGLAIVAAKPRNWLPIPEAVVSVRPEKIKLSTEYPNQPYNTYRGILNNVLYLGDHSQFVVDLHASENVPPVRVMLVRSNHQGERTPPFNSQVYVSWMPEDCVALPKTTVAT